In Anthonomus grandis grandis chromosome 5, icAntGran1.3, whole genome shotgun sequence, the following are encoded in one genomic region:
- the LOC126736000 gene encoding uncharacterized protein LOC126736000 isoform X43, whose translation MKFKFSGYIFLLLVLPSLNCSLSAPSEAELSCNSTIFSCGVTLETGRYSNPSDPTCKSYLYCYFSGDRILEYKYTCSFGIFNPFTRTCDISYSCHCSAYTNTTHAATSTTIVTTTTELAVPDSEPTCVFGTNFTCTVTGKYANPYDSTCGTYIHCFSWIAGHTTQHIHSCLIGLFNPITQICDSAYVCPCKYKISTISDTTSTTVATTSTSPDICAVGTSFICSQTGRYASTIDTTCKSYIYCYRYSNGTVGQFGYNCSIGLFNPSTQTCDLTYVCPCIEETTLPLTSESTTITSVSSTSSSTSSNADTCAVGSSFSCSETGRYASPIDTTCKSYIYCYRYSNGTVGQFGYNCSIGLFNPNTQSCDLTYVCPCTEETTLPLTSESTAITSVSSTSSSTSSNADTCAVGSSFSCSETGRYASPIDTTCKSYIYCYRYSNGTVGQFGYNCSIGLFNPSTQSCDLTYVCPCIEETTLPLTSESTTITSVSSTSSSTSSNADTCAVGSSFSCSETGRYASPIDTTCKSYIYCYRYSNGTVGQFGYNCSIGLFNPSTQSCDLTYVCPCIEETTLPLTSESTTITSVSSTSSSTSSNADTCAVGSSFSCSETGRYASPIDTTCKSYIYCYRYSNGTVGQFGYNCSIGLFNPSTQSCDLTYVCPCIEETTLPLTSESTTITSVSSTSSSTSSNADTCAVGSSFSCSETGRYASPIDTTCKSYIYCYRYSNGTVGQFGYNCSIGLFNPSTQSCDLTYVCPCIEETTLPLTSESTTITSVSSTSSSTSSNTVTCAVGSSFSCSETGRYASPIDTTCKSYIYCYRYSNGTVGQFGYNCSIGLFNPSTQSCDLTYVCPCIEETTLPLTSESTTITSVSSTSSSTSSNADTCAVGSSFSCSETGRYASPIDTTCKSYIYCYRYSNGTVGQFGYNCSIGLFNPSTQSCDLTYVCPCIEETTLPLTSESTTITSVSSTSSSTSSNTDTCAVGSSFSCSETGRYASPIDTTCKSYIYCYRYSNGTVGQFGYNCSIGFFNPSTQSCDLTYVCPCIEETTLPLTSESTTITSVSSTISSTSSNADTCAVGSSYSCSETGRYASPIDTTCKSYIYCYRYSNGTVGQFGYNCSIGLFNPSTQSCDLTYVCPCIEETTLPLTSESTTITSVSSTSSSTSSNADTCAVGSSFSCSETGRYASPIDTTCKSYIYCYRYSNGTVGQFGYNCSIGLFNPSTQSCDLTYVCPCREETTLPLTSESTTITSVSSTSSSTSLNTDTCAVGSGFSCSETGRYASPIDTTCKSYIYCYRYSNGTVAQFGYNCSIGLFNPSTQSCDLAYVCPCIEETILP comes from the exons ctGGTACTTCCTAGTCTCAACTGCAGCCTGTCAGCTCCATCCGAAGCCGAATTATCATGCAACAGTACCATTTTCTCATGTGGCGTAACTTTGGAGACTGGTAGATACTCAAATCCTAGTGATCCAACCTGTAAATCATACCTTTATTGCTATTTCTCTGGAGATCGAATACTGGAGTACAAATATACTTGCtcttttggaatatttaatcCATTTACCAGGACATGTGACATCTCGTACAGTTGCCATTGTTCTGCTTATACAAACACCACTCATGCTGCAACATCTACTACAATAGTGACTACAACAACTGAGTTAGCTGTGCCAGACAGTGAACCTACTTGTGTCTTCGGTACTAATTTTACCTGTACGGTAACAGGAAAATACGCCAACCCATATGACAGCACATGTGGGACTTATATTCACTGCTTTTCTTGGATAGCCGGTCATACTACACAACATATTCATTCCTGTttaattggtttatttaacCCAATTACTCAAATATGTGATTCAGCGTATGTATGCCCTTGCAAGTATAAAATATCGACAATATCTGATACTACTTCTACCACAGTTGCAACAACGTCAACTAGTCCTGATATTTGCGCCGTAGGCACCAGTTTTATTTGTTCTCAAACTGGTCGATATGCTAGTACTATTGATACTACATGTAAATCATATATCTACTGTTACCGCTATTCAAATGGAACTGTTGGGCAATTTGGGTATAACTGTTCTATTGGCCTTTTTAATCCTAGTACTCAAACCTGCGACCTCACATACGTGTGCCCTTGTATAGAAGAAACGACGCTACCATTAACATCTGAGTCCACCACGATCACCTCAGTTTCATCGACAAGTTCATCAACGTCTTCAAATGCCGATACTTGTGCCGTAGGTAGCAGTTTTAGTTGTTCAGAAACTGGTAGATATGCTAGTCCAATCGATACTACATGTAAATCATATATCTACTGTTACCGTTATTCAAATGGAACTGTTGGACAATTTGGGTATAATTGTTCTATTGGACTTTTTAATCCTAATACTCAAAGCTGTGACCTCACATACGTGTGTCCTTGTACAGAAGAAACGACGCTACCATTAACATCTGAGTCCACCGCGATCACCTCAGTTTCATCGACAAGTTCATCAACGTCTTCAAATGCCGATACTTGTGCCGTAG GTAGCAGTTTTAGTTGTTCAGAAACTGGTAGATATGCTAGTCCAATCGATACTACATGTAAATCATATATCTACTGTTACCGCTATTCAAATGGAACTGTTGGACAATTTGGGTATAACTGTTCTATTGGTCTTTTTAATCCTAGTACTCAAAGCTGCGACCTCACATACGTGTGTCCTTGTATAGAAGAAACGACGCTACCATTAACATCTGAGTCCACCACGATCACCTCAGTTTCATCGACAAGTTCATCAACGTCTTCAAATGCCGATACTTGTGCCGTAGGTAGTAGTTTTAGTTGTTCAGAAACTGGTAGATATGCTAGTCCAATCGATACTACATGTAAATCATATATCTACTGTTACCGCTATTCAAATGGAACTGTTGGACAATTTGGGTATAACTGTTCTATTGGTCTTTTTAATCCTAGTACTCAAAGCTGCGAC CTCACATACGTGTGTCCTTGTATAGAAGAAACGACGCTACCATTAACATCTGAGTCCACCACGATCACCTCAGTTTCATCGACAAGTTCATCAACGTCTTCAAATGCCGATACTTGTGCCGTAGGTAGTAGTTTTAGTTGTTCAGAAACTGGTAGATATGCTAGTCCAATCGATACTACATGTAAATCATATATCTACTGTTACCGCTATTCAAATGGAACTGTTGGACAATTTGGGTATAACTGTTCTATTGGTCTTTTTAATCCTAGTACTCAAAGCTGCGACCTCACATACGTGTGTCCTTGTATAGAAGAAACGACGCTACCATTAACATCTGAGTCTACCACGATCACCTCAGTTTCATCGACAAGTTCATCAACGTCTTCAAATGCCGATACTTGTGCCGTAGGTAGTAGTTTTAGTTGTTCAGAAACTGGTAGATATGCTAGTCCAATCGATACTACATGTAAATCATATATCTACTGTTACCGCTATTCAAATGGAACTGTTGGACAATTTGGGTATAACTGTTCTATTGGTCTTTTTAATCCTAGTACTCAAAGCTGCGACCTCACATACGTGTGTCCTTGTATAGAAGAAACGACGCTACCATTAACATCTGAGTCCACCACGATCACCTCAGTTTCATCGACAAGTTCTTCAACGTCTTCAAATACCGTTACTTGTGCCGTAGGTAGCAGTTTTAGTTGTTCAGAAACTGGTAGATATGCTAGTCCAATCGATACTACATGTAAATCATATATCTACTGTTACCGCTATTCAAATGGAACTGTTGGACAATTTGGGTATAACTGTTCTATTGGTCTTTTTAATCCTAGTACTCAAAGCTGCGACCTCACATACGTGTGTCCTTGTATAGAAGAAACGACGCTACCATTAACATCTGAGTCCACCACGATCACCTCAGTTTCATCGACAAGTTCATCAACGTCTTCAAATGCCGATACTTGTGCCGTAGGTAGTAGTTTTAGTTGTTCAGAAACTGGTAGATATGCTAGTCCAATCGATACTACATGTAAATCATATATCTACTGTTACCGCTATTCAAATGGAACTGTTGGACAATTTGGGTATAACTGTTCTATTGGTCTTTTTAATCCTAGTACTCAAAGCTGCGACCTCACATACGTGTGTCCTTGTATAGAAGAAACGACGCTACCATTAACATCTGAGTCCACCACGATCACCTCAGTTTCATCGACAAGTTCATCAACGTCTTCAAATACCGATACTTGTGCCGTAGGTAGCAGTTTTAGTTGTTCAGAAACTGGTAGATATGCTAGTCCAATCGATACTACATGTAAATCATATATCTACTGTTACCGCTATTCAAATGGAACTGTTGGGCAATTTGGGTATAACTGTTCTATCGGATTTTTTAATCCTAGTACTCAAAGCTGTGACCTCACATACGTGTGTCCTTGTATAGAAGAAACGACGCTACCACTAACATCTGAGTCCACCACGATCACCTCAGTTTCATCGACAATTTCATCAACGTCTTCAAATGCCGATACTTGTGCCGTAGGTAGTAGTTATAGTTGTTCAGAAACTGGTAGATATGCTAGTCCAATCGACACTACATGTAAATCATATATTTACTGTTACCGGTATTCAAATGGAACTGTTGGACAATTTGGGTATAACTGTTCTATTGGTCTTTTTAATCCTAGTACTCAAAGCTGCGACCTCACATACGTGTGTCCTTGTATAGAAGAAACGACGCTACCATTAACATCTGAGTCCACCACGATCACCTCAGTTTCATCGACAAGTTCATCAACGTCTTCAAATGCCGATACTTGTGCCGTAGGTAGTAGTTTTAGTTGTTCAGAAACTGGTAGATATGCTAGTCCAATCGATACTACATGTAAATCATATATCTACTGTTACCGCTATTCAAATGGAACTGTTGGACAATTTGGGTATAACTGTTCTATTGGTCTTTTTAATCCTAGTACTCAAAGCTGCGACCTCACATACGTGTGTCCTTGTAGAGAAGAAACGACGCTACCATTAACATCTGAGTCCACCACGATCACCTCAGTTTCATCGACAAGTTCATCAACGTCTTTAAATACTGATACTTGTGCCGTAGGTAGCGGTTTTAGTTGTTCAGAAACTGGTAGATATGCTAGTCCAATCGACACTACATGTAAATCATATATTTACTGTTACCGGTATTCAAATGGAACTGTTGCGCAATTTGGGTATAATTGTTCTATTGGACTTTTCAATCCTAGTACTCAAAGCTGTGACCTTGCTTACGTATGTCCCTGTATAGAAGAAACTATTCTACcataa
- the LOC126736000 gene encoding uncharacterized protein LOC126736000 isoform X15, translating into MKFKFSGYIFLLLVLPSLNCSLSAPSEAELSCNSTIFSCGVTLETGRYSNPSDPTCKSYLYCYFSGDRILEYKYTCSFGIFNPFTRTCDISYSCHCSAYTNTTHAATSTTIVTTTTELAVPDSEPTCVFGTNFTCTVTGKYANPYDSTCGTYIHCFSWIAGHTTQHIHSCLIGLFNPITQICDSAYVCPCKYKISTISDTTSTTVATTSTSPDICAVGTSFICSQTGRYASTIDTTCKSYIYCYRYSNGTVGQFGYNCSIGLFNPSTQTCDLTYVCPCIEETTLPLTSESTTITSVSSTSSSTSSNADTCAVGSSFSCSETGRYASPIDTTCKSYIYCYRYSNGTVGQFGYNCSIGLFNPNTQSCDLTYVCPCTEETTLPLTSESTAITSVSSTSSSTSSNADTCAVGSSFSCSETGRYASPIDTTCKSYIYCYRYSNGTVGQFGYNCSIGLFNPSTQSCDLTYVCPCIEETTLPLTSESTTITSVSSTSSSTSSNADTCAVGSSFSCSETGRYASPIDTTCKSYIYCYRYSNGTVGQFGYNCSIGLFNPSTQSCDLTYVCPCIEETTLPLTSESTTITSVSSTSSSTSSNADTCAVGSSFSCSETGRYASPIDTTCKSYIYCYRYSNGTVGQFGYNCSIGLFNPSTQSCDLTYVCPCIEETTLPLTSESTTITSVSSTSSSTSSNTVTCAVGSSFSCSETGRYASPIDTTCKSYIYCYRYSNGTVGQFGYNCSIGLFNPSTQSCDLTYVCPCIEETTLPLTSESTTITSVSSTSSSTSSNADTCAVGSSFSCSETGRYASPIDTTCKSYIYCYRYSNGTVGQFGYNCSIGLFNPSTQSCDLTYVCPCIEETTLPLTSESTTITSVSSTSSSTSSNTDTCAVGSSFSCSETGRYASPIDTTCKSYIYCYRYSNGTVGQFGYNCSIGFFNPSTQSCDLTYVCPCIEETTLPLTSESTTITSVSSTISSTSSNADTCAVGSSYSCSETGRYASPIDTTCKSYIYCYRYSNGTVGQFGYNCSIGLFNPSTQSCDLTYVCPCIEETTLPLTSESTTITSVSSTSSSTSSNADTCAVGSSFSCSETGRYASPIDTTCKSYIYCYRYSNGTVGQFGYNCSIGLFNPSTQSCDLTYVCPCIEETTLPLTSESTTITSVSSTSSSTSSNADTCAVGSSFSCSETGRYASPIDTTCKSYIYCYRYSNGTVGQFGYNCSIGLFNPSTQSCDLTYVCPCIEETTLPLTSESTTITSVSSTSSSTSSNTVTCAVGSSFSCSETGRYASPIDTTCKSYIYCYRYSNGTVGQFGYNCSIGLFNPSTQSCDLTYVCPCIEETTLPLTSESTTITSVSSTSSSTSSNADTCAVGSSYSCSETGRYASPIDTTCKSYIYCYRYSNGTVGQFGYNCSIGLFNPSTQSCDLTYVCPCIEETTLPLTSESTTITSVSSTSSSTSSNADTCAVGSSFSCSETGRYASPIDTTCKSYIYCYRYSNGTVGQFGYNCSIGLFNPSTQSCDLTYVCPCREETTLPLTSESTTITSVSSTSSSTSLNTDTCAVGSGFSCSETGRYASPIDTTCKSYIYCYRYSNGTVAQFGYNCSIGLFNPSTQSCDLAYVCPCIEETILP; encoded by the exons ctGGTACTTCCTAGTCTCAACTGCAGCCTGTCAGCTCCATCCGAAGCCGAATTATCATGCAACAGTACCATTTTCTCATGTGGCGTAACTTTGGAGACTGGTAGATACTCAAATCCTAGTGATCCAACCTGTAAATCATACCTTTATTGCTATTTCTCTGGAGATCGAATACTGGAGTACAAATATACTTGCtcttttggaatatttaatcCATTTACCAGGACATGTGACATCTCGTACAGTTGCCATTGTTCTGCTTATACAAACACCACTCATGCTGCAACATCTACTACAATAGTGACTACAACAACTGAGTTAGCTGTGCCAGACAGTGAACCTACTTGTGTCTTCGGTACTAATTTTACCTGTACGGTAACAGGAAAATACGCCAACCCATATGACAGCACATGTGGGACTTATATTCACTGCTTTTCTTGGATAGCCGGTCATACTACACAACATATTCATTCCTGTttaattggtttatttaacCCAATTACTCAAATATGTGATTCAGCGTATGTATGCCCTTGCAAGTATAAAATATCGACAATATCTGATACTACTTCTACCACAGTTGCAACAACGTCAACTAGTCCTGATATTTGCGCCGTAGGCACCAGTTTTATTTGTTCTCAAACTGGTCGATATGCTAGTACTATTGATACTACATGTAAATCATATATCTACTGTTACCGCTATTCAAATGGAACTGTTGGGCAATTTGGGTATAACTGTTCTATTGGCCTTTTTAATCCTAGTACTCAAACCTGCGACCTCACATACGTGTGCCCTTGTATAGAAGAAACGACGCTACCATTAACATCTGAGTCCACCACGATCACCTCAGTTTCATCGACAAGTTCATCAACGTCTTCAAATGCCGATACTTGTGCCGTAGGTAGCAGTTTTAGTTGTTCAGAAACTGGTAGATATGCTAGTCCAATCGATACTACATGTAAATCATATATCTACTGTTACCGTTATTCAAATGGAACTGTTGGACAATTTGGGTATAATTGTTCTATTGGACTTTTTAATCCTAATACTCAAAGCTGTGACCTCACATACGTGTGTCCTTGTACAGAAGAAACGACGCTACCATTAACATCTGAGTCCACCGCGATCACCTCAGTTTCATCGACAAGTTCATCAACGTCTTCAAATGCCGATACTTGTGCCGTAG GTAGCAGTTTTAGTTGTTCAGAAACTGGTAGATATGCTAGTCCAATCGATACTACATGTAAATCATATATCTACTGTTACCGCTATTCAAATGGAACTGTTGGACAATTTGGGTATAACTGTTCTATTGGTCTTTTTAATCCTAGTACTCAAAGCTGCGACCTCACATACGTGTGTCCTTGTATAGAAGAAACGACGCTACCATTAACATCTGAGTCCACCACGATCACCTCAGTTTCATCGACAAGTTCATCAACGTCTTCAAATGCCGATACTTGTGCCGTAGGTAGTAGTTTTAGTTGTTCAGAAACTGGTAGATATGCTAGTCCAATCGATACTACATGTAAATCATATATCTACTGTTACCGCTATTCAAATGGAACTGTTGGACAATTTGGGTATAACTGTTCTATTGGTCTTTTTAATCCTAGTACTCAAAGCTGCGACCTCACATACGTGTGTCCTTGTATAGAAGAAACGACGCTACCATTAACATCTGAGTCTACCACGATCACCTCAGTTTCATCGACAAGTTCATCAACGTCTTCAAATGCCGATACTTGTGCCGTAGGTAGTAGTTTTAGTTGTTCAGAAACTGGTAGATATGCTAGTCCAATCGATACTACATGTAAATCATATATCTACTGTTACCGCTATTCAAATGGAACTGTTGGACAATTTGGGTATAACTGTTCTATTGGTCTTTTTAATCCTAGTACTCAAAGCTGCGACCTCACATACGTGTGTCCTTGTATAGAAGAAACGACGCTACCATTAACATCTGAGTCCACCACGATCACCTCAGTTTCATCGACAAGTTCTTCAACGTCTTCAAATACCGTTACTTGTGCCGTAGGTAGCAGTTTTAGTTGTTCAGAAACTGGTAGATATGCTAGTCCAATCGATACTACATGTAAATCATATATCTACTGTTACCGCTATTCAAATGGAACTGTTGGACAATTTGGGTATAACTGTTCTATTGGTCTTTTTAATCCTAGTACTCAAAGCTGCGACCTCACATACGTGTGTCCTTGTATAGAAGAAACGACGCTACCATTAACATCTGAGTCCACCACGATCACCTCAGTTTCATCGACAAGTTCATCAACGTCTTCAAATGCCGATACTTGTGCCGTAGGTAGTAGTTTTAGTTGTTCAGAAACTGGTAGATATGCTAGTCCAATCGATACTACATGTAAATCATATATCTACTGTTACCGCTATTCAAATGGAACTGTTGGACAATTTGGGTATAACTGTTCTATTGGTCTTTTTAATCCTAGTACTCAAAGCTGCGACCTCACATACGTGTGTCCTTGTATAGAAGAAACGACGCTACCATTAACATCTGAGTCCACCACGATCACCTCAGTTTCATCGACAAGTTCATCAACGTCTTCAAATACCGATACTTGTGCCGTAGGTAGCAGTTTTAGTTGTTCAGAAACTGGTAGATATGCTAGTCCAATCGATACTACATGTAAATCATATATCTACTGTTACCGCTATTCAAATGGAACTGTTGGGCAATTTGGGTATAACTGTTCTATCGGATTTTTTAATCCTAGTACTCAAAGCTGTGACCTCACATACGTGTGTCCTTGTATAGAAGAAACGACGCTACCACTAACATCTGAGTCCACCACGATCACCTCAGTTTCATCGACAATTTCATCAACGTCTTCAAATGCCGATACTTGTGCCGTAGGTAGTAGTTATAGTTGTTCAGAAACTGGTAGATATGCTAGTCCAATCGACACTACATGTAAATCATATATTTACTGTTACCGGTATTCAAATGGAACTGTTGGACAATTTGGGTATAACTGTTCTATTGGTCTTTTTAATCCTAGTACTCAAAGCTGCGACCTCACATACGTGTGTCCTTGTATAGAAGAAACGACGCTACCATTAACATCTGAGTCCACCACGATCACCTCAGTTTCATCGACAAGTTCATCAACGTCTTCAAATGCCGATACTTGTGCCGTAGGTAGTAGTTTTAGTTGTTCAGAAACTGGTAGATATGCTAGTCCAATCGATACTACATGTAAATCATATATCTACTGTTACCGCTATTCAAATGGAACTGTTGGACAATTTGGGTATAACTGTTCTATTGGTCTTTTTAATCCTAGTACTCAAAGCTGCGACCTCACATACGTGTGTCCTTGTATAGAAGAAACGACGCTACCATTAACATCTGAGTCTACCACGATCACCTCAGTTTCATCGACAAGTTCATCAACGTCTTCAAATGCCGATACTTGTGCCGTAGGTAGTAGTTTTAGTTGTTCAGAAACTGGTAGATATGCTAGTCCAATCGATACTACATGTAAATCATATATCTACTGTTACCGCTATTCAAATGGAACTGTTGGACAATTTGGGTATAACTGTTCTATTGGTCTTTTTAATCCTAGTACTCAAAGCTGCGACCTCACATACGTGTGTCCTTGTATAGAAGAAACGACGCTACCATTAACATCTGAGTCCACCACGATCACCTCAGTTTCATCGACAAGTTCTTCAACGTCTTCAAATACCGTTACTTGTGCCGTAGGTAGCAGTTTTAGTTGTTCAGAAACTGGTAGATATGCTAGTCCAATCGATACTACATGTAAATCATATATCTACTGTTACCGCTATTCAAATGGAACTGTTGGACAATTTGGGTATAACTGTTCTATTGGTCTTTTTAATCCTAGTACTCAAAGCTGCGACCTCACATACGTGTGTCCTTGTATAGAAGAAACGACGCTACCATTAACATCTGAGTCCACCACGATCACCTCAGTTTCATCGACAAGTTCATCAACGTCTTCAAATGCCGATACTTGTGCCGTAG GTAGTAGTTATAGTTGTTCAGAAACTGGTAGATATGCTAGTCCAATCGACACTACATGTAAATCATATATTTACTGTTACCGGTATTCAAATGGAACTGTTGGACAATTTGGGTATAACTGTTCTATTGGTCTTTTTAATCCTAGTACTCAAAGCTGCGACCTCACATACGTGTGTCCTTGTATAGAAGAAACGACGCTACCATTAACATCTGAGTCCACCACGATCACCTCAGTTTCATCGACAAGTTCATCAACGTCTTCAAATGCCGATACTTGTGCCGTAGGTAGTAGTTTTAGTTGTTCAGAAACTGGTAGATATGCTAGTCCAATCGATACTACATGTAAATCATATATCTACTGTTACCGCTATTCAAATGGAACTGTTGGACAATTTGGGTATAACTGTTCTATTGGTCTTTTTAATCCTAGTACTCAAAGCTGCGACCTCACATACGTGTGTCCTTGTAGAGAAGAAACGACGCTACCATTAACATCTGAGTCCACCACGATCACCTCAGTTTCATCGACAAGTTCATCAACGTCTTTAAATACTGATACTTGTGCCGTAGGTAGCGGTTTTAGTTGTTCAGAAACTGGTAGATATGCTAGTCCAATCGACACTACATGTAAATCATATATTTACTGTTACCGGTATTCAAATGGAACTGTTGCGCAATTTGGGTATAATTGTTCTATTGGACTTTTCAATCCTAGTACTCAAAGCTGTGACCTTGCTTACGTATGTCCCTGTATAGAAGAAACTATTCTACcataa